From the genome of Calliopsis andreniformis isolate RMS-2024a unplaced genomic scaffold, iyCalAndr_principal scaffold0022, whole genome shotgun sequence, one region includes:
- the Pick1 gene encoding protein interacting with PRKCA 1 isoform X2, which yields MDYDDDFFFEEDKMGMTITSGNVVIQKDSSNLIGISIGGGAPLCPCLYIVQIFDNTPAAIDGTLQSGDELVAVNGASVRGKTKVEVAKMIQSCDSQVSINYNKLHADPKQGRTLDIALKKVKHRLVEGMGSATADALGLSRAILCNDALVQRLMALQRIENLYRGLVSHAKSTLHAFFDLTQIYKVFGDAFAAIGVREPQPRASEAFRQFGEQHRQMEKFGVTMLKSLKPILNDLGTYLHKAIPDTRLTISKYADAKFEYLSYCLKVKELDDEEQSYAALQEPLYRVETGNYEYRLVLRCRQEARAKFAKLRSDVLVKLELLDNKHVQDVVWQLQKFAAGLAKYYSNTRDLLSAVTLFPVEVDLSHSAFQYKSTGPQMVADGEDTDDFEPEEKSNNEELLIDTQSFPLITESDDT from the exons ggGAATGACAATTACATCTGGCAATGTTGTAATACAAAAAGATAGTAGTAATCTTATAGGCATAAGTATCGGAGGTGGAGCACCATTATGTCCTTGCCTATATATTGTACAAATTTTTGATAACACACCAGCTGCAATAGATGGTACTTTACAATCAGGAGATGAACTCGTAGCAGTAAATGGAGCATCAGTTAGAGGAAAGACGAAAGTTGAGGTTGCAAAAATGATACAATCTTGCGATTCTCAAGTCAGTATCAATTACAATAAATTACATGCCGATCCTAAACAAGGTCGGACTCTCGATATAGCTTTAAAAAAG GTGAAGCACAGATTAGTTGAAGGAATGGGGAGTGCAACAGCAGATGCGCTTGGTTTATCACGTGCTATTCTTTGTAACGATGCACTTGTGCAAAGATTAATGGCATTGCAGCGAATAGAAAATTTATATAGAGGCTTGGTTTCCCACGCTAAGTCTACGTTACATGCTTTCTTCGATTTAACACAAATATACAAAG TATTTGGAGATGCTTTTGCTGCAATAGGAGTGAGAGAACCGCAACCGCGAGCTAGTGAAGCATTTAGGCAGTTTGGTGAACAACACAGACAAATGGAGAAGTTTGGAGTAACAATGCTAAAAAGTTTAAAACCTATATTAAATGATTTAGGCACGTATCTCCATAAAGCCATTCCTGATACTCGATTAACTATCAGCAAATATGCTGATGCAAAATTCGAGTATCTTTCTTATTGTTTGAAAGTTAAAGAACTGGATGATGAAGAACAAAGTTATGCAGCACTGCAGGAACCCCTTTATCGGGTGGAAACAGGAAATTATGAATATCGATTAGTATTAAGATGCCGACAGGAGGCTCGTGCAAAATTTGCAAAGCTTAGATCTGACGTGCTcgtaaaattagaattattagaTAACAAACACGTTCAAGATGTCGTATGGCAATTGCAAAAATTCGCAGCTGGTTTAGCGAAATATTATTCCAACACGCGAGATCTCTTATCTGCTGTAACATTATTTCCTGTGGAAGTTGACCTATCGCATTCCGCATTCCAATATAAATCTACAGGCCCTCAAATGGTAGCAGACGGAGAGGATACAGATGACTTTGAGCCTGAAGAAAAGTCGAATAACGAAGAGCTTCTCATAGACACACAGAGTTTCCCTCTTATAACAGAATCTGACGATACGTAG
- the Pick1 gene encoding protein interacting with PRKCA 1 isoform X1, which produces MMEDRMGMTITSGNVVIQKDSSNLIGISIGGGAPLCPCLYIVQIFDNTPAAIDGTLQSGDELVAVNGASVRGKTKVEVAKMIQSCDSQVSINYNKLHADPKQGRTLDIALKKVKHRLVEGMGSATADALGLSRAILCNDALVQRLMALQRIENLYRGLVSHAKSTLHAFFDLTQIYKVFGDAFAAIGVREPQPRASEAFRQFGEQHRQMEKFGVTMLKSLKPILNDLGTYLHKAIPDTRLTISKYADAKFEYLSYCLKVKELDDEEQSYAALQEPLYRVETGNYEYRLVLRCRQEARAKFAKLRSDVLVKLELLDNKHVQDVVWQLQKFAAGLAKYYSNTRDLLSAVTLFPVEVDLSHSAFQYKSTGPQMVADGEDTDDFEPEEKSNNEELLIDTQSFPLITESDDT; this is translated from the exons ggGAATGACAATTACATCTGGCAATGTTGTAATACAAAAAGATAGTAGTAATCTTATAGGCATAAGTATCGGAGGTGGAGCACCATTATGTCCTTGCCTATATATTGTACAAATTTTTGATAACACACCAGCTGCAATAGATGGTACTTTACAATCAGGAGATGAACTCGTAGCAGTAAATGGAGCATCAGTTAGAGGAAAGACGAAAGTTGAGGTTGCAAAAATGATACAATCTTGCGATTCTCAAGTCAGTATCAATTACAATAAATTACATGCCGATCCTAAACAAGGTCGGACTCTCGATATAGCTTTAAAAAAG GTGAAGCACAGATTAGTTGAAGGAATGGGGAGTGCAACAGCAGATGCGCTTGGTTTATCACGTGCTATTCTTTGTAACGATGCACTTGTGCAAAGATTAATGGCATTGCAGCGAATAGAAAATTTATATAGAGGCTTGGTTTCCCACGCTAAGTCTACGTTACATGCTTTCTTCGATTTAACACAAATATACAAAG TATTTGGAGATGCTTTTGCTGCAATAGGAGTGAGAGAACCGCAACCGCGAGCTAGTGAAGCATTTAGGCAGTTTGGTGAACAACACAGACAAATGGAGAAGTTTGGAGTAACAATGCTAAAAAGTTTAAAACCTATATTAAATGATTTAGGCACGTATCTCCATAAAGCCATTCCTGATACTCGATTAACTATCAGCAAATATGCTGATGCAAAATTCGAGTATCTTTCTTATTGTTTGAAAGTTAAAGAACTGGATGATGAAGAACAAAGTTATGCAGCACTGCAGGAACCCCTTTATCGGGTGGAAACAGGAAATTATGAATATCGATTAGTATTAAGATGCCGACAGGAGGCTCGTGCAAAATTTGCAAAGCTTAGATCTGACGTGCTcgtaaaattagaattattagaTAACAAACACGTTCAAGATGTCGTATGGCAATTGCAAAAATTCGCAGCTGGTTTAGCGAAATATTATTCCAACACGCGAGATCTCTTATCTGCTGTAACATTATTTCCTGTGGAAGTTGACCTATCGCATTCCGCATTCCAATATAAATCTACAGGCCCTCAAATGGTAGCAGACGGAGAGGATACAGATGACTTTGAGCCTGAAGAAAAGTCGAATAACGAAGAGCTTCTCATAGACACACAGAGTTTCCCTCTTATAACAGAATCTGACGATACGTAG
- the Pick1 gene encoding protein interacting with PRKCA 1 isoform X3 → MTITSGNVVIQKDSSNLIGISIGGGAPLCPCLYIVQIFDNTPAAIDGTLQSGDELVAVNGASVRGKTKVEVAKMIQSCDSQVSINYNKLHADPKQGRTLDIALKKVKHRLVEGMGSATADALGLSRAILCNDALVQRLMALQRIENLYRGLVSHAKSTLHAFFDLTQIYKVFGDAFAAIGVREPQPRASEAFRQFGEQHRQMEKFGVTMLKSLKPILNDLGTYLHKAIPDTRLTISKYADAKFEYLSYCLKVKELDDEEQSYAALQEPLYRVETGNYEYRLVLRCRQEARAKFAKLRSDVLVKLELLDNKHVQDVVWQLQKFAAGLAKYYSNTRDLLSAVTLFPVEVDLSHSAFQYKSTGPQMVADGEDTDDFEPEEKSNNEELLIDTQSFPLITESDDT, encoded by the exons ATGACAATTACATCTGGCAATGTTGTAATACAAAAAGATAGTAGTAATCTTATAGGCATAAGTATCGGAGGTGGAGCACCATTATGTCCTTGCCTATATATTGTACAAATTTTTGATAACACACCAGCTGCAATAGATGGTACTTTACAATCAGGAGATGAACTCGTAGCAGTAAATGGAGCATCAGTTAGAGGAAAGACGAAAGTTGAGGTTGCAAAAATGATACAATCTTGCGATTCTCAAGTCAGTATCAATTACAATAAATTACATGCCGATCCTAAACAAGGTCGGACTCTCGATATAGCTTTAAAAAAG GTGAAGCACAGATTAGTTGAAGGAATGGGGAGTGCAACAGCAGATGCGCTTGGTTTATCACGTGCTATTCTTTGTAACGATGCACTTGTGCAAAGATTAATGGCATTGCAGCGAATAGAAAATTTATATAGAGGCTTGGTTTCCCACGCTAAGTCTACGTTACATGCTTTCTTCGATTTAACACAAATATACAAAG TATTTGGAGATGCTTTTGCTGCAATAGGAGTGAGAGAACCGCAACCGCGAGCTAGTGAAGCATTTAGGCAGTTTGGTGAACAACACAGACAAATGGAGAAGTTTGGAGTAACAATGCTAAAAAGTTTAAAACCTATATTAAATGATTTAGGCACGTATCTCCATAAAGCCATTCCTGATACTCGATTAACTATCAGCAAATATGCTGATGCAAAATTCGAGTATCTTTCTTATTGTTTGAAAGTTAAAGAACTGGATGATGAAGAACAAAGTTATGCAGCACTGCAGGAACCCCTTTATCGGGTGGAAACAGGAAATTATGAATATCGATTAGTATTAAGATGCCGACAGGAGGCTCGTGCAAAATTTGCAAAGCTTAGATCTGACGTGCTcgtaaaattagaattattagaTAACAAACACGTTCAAGATGTCGTATGGCAATTGCAAAAATTCGCAGCTGGTTTAGCGAAATATTATTCCAACACGCGAGATCTCTTATCTGCTGTAACATTATTTCCTGTGGAAGTTGACCTATCGCATTCCGCATTCCAATATAAATCTACAGGCCCTCAAATGGTAGCAGACGGAGAGGATACAGATGACTTTGAGCCTGAAGAAAAGTCGAATAACGAAGAGCTTCTCATAGACACACAGAGTTTCCCTCTTATAACAGAATCTGACGATACGTAG